One segment of Syngnathus scovelli strain Florida chromosome 6, RoL_Ssco_1.2, whole genome shotgun sequence DNA contains the following:
- the LOC125970873 gene encoding pleckstrin homology domain-containing family A member 5 isoform X9, giving the protein MAADLQPEWICDLPSSWSYGLTRDGRIFFVNEEAKSTTWLHPLSGEAVVTGHRKTPDLPTGWEEGYTFEGARCFINHNERKVTCKHPVSGSPSQDNCIFVINEHVYCGKMFHPACRRSAAKVPVNEKKEQPKSTMSEASNNTSSSDSAANQSSAAARASRPPKKLHNFGKRSNSIRRNPSAPVIKRNWLYKQDSSGMKLWKKRWFVLSDLCLFYYRDEKEEGILGSILLPSFHVSMLSVDDHITRKYAFKATHPNMRTYYFCTDTAKEMESWMKVMTDAALVHSDPVKRLDKLKVEQCGPQEVNHMDNHKPPLTQPEIENNERNREADREHIAEEDKKRRDAERYGFQKEGANPDRPLTKINSIKMQPAQTAAAVTVKLAMPRTPTEIDGSHQTPQVNGGGEPGPVDNAGAPPQQSSNYEPERTLSRTSSMQQLEQWVRTQRGRTQDDDTRSITSYQTLPRNMPNHRMPHVPHYGDGYRSMPRNSMTQRDSICSMSPSLYDQSSGLPMADKRRSVRSDTMWQLYEWQQRQAHTRAPPMCGHMAGHMASPKTMINLSEHAAPTYSIPPSPSHGSLSMYGGYSQQPRSYNMSSARSEMASPIYQRDLSMERRQRHQIPMYAYPPDRRSMPVGIPVQAITAQSLQGKSPEELTLLLIKLRRQQAELSTAREHTLAQLTQPNMDGDNPKNDVLSQHLQRTLKYLDNQMKENYPLIVMTHTLIENSAPRPQLYQQLNPEDPREHSYMSEEGDIDTKLSRLCEQDKVVRTHEDNLQQLYREKHTLETALLSASQEIELGSDNPAAMQSVIQQRDLLQSGLLGTCRELSRVTTELERSWREYDQLEGAVILTKSNLLEQLEALGSPQTEPPSQHHVHIQKELWRIQDVMEVLNKHKDQRNADGSMALYGPNFSMQKTEGPDYRLYKSEPELTTVAEVDESNGEDRIEHPSDHPANKGPSYPVGIVPPRTKSPVPDSSSIASYVTLRKSKKPDSRMERPHSAMEHQLCALESSRPRMSVEEQLERIRRHQQGALKEKKKGVRIRGNAEENTLSRSNSFTKDNHSRNVQSQVRRRDDVMSTDILELEASLRQQEVVREQETPAEEIARLKEASNSERFNVVRQLSVPDKVLIPERYVESDPEEALSPEQEADKQRKVDRIKALIAKNSMQNPMPTIALSPVEAEEEITIQEKEKMINISYELAAEASKRSKLVAVKSPPPSSPTLPPSPNTPPQLADGSHFITSSGLSQNIHMKEITVDTATCFSEI; this is encoded by the exons TGTGTATTGTGGCAAAATGTTTCACCCAGCGTGTCGCAG ATCTGCCGCCAAAGTGCCGGTGAATGAAAAGAAGGAACAGCCAAAAAGCACCATGAGTGAGGCGTCCAACAACACGAGCAGCTCTGACTCTGCCGCTAACCAATCCAGTGCTGCAGCAAGG GCATCGAGACCTCCCAAAAAGCTTCATAATTTTGGAAAGAGATCAAATTCTATCAGGAGGAATCCCAGTGCTCCAGTCATAAAGAGGAACTGGCTCTATAAGCAG GACAGCTCAGGGATGAAGCTGTGGAAAAAGAGGTGGTTTGTGCTGTCAGATTTGTGTCTCTTCTATTACAGAG ATGAAAAAGAGGAGGGGATTCTTGGCAGCATCCTCTTACCAAGCTTCCACGTATCCATGTTGTCTGTTGATGATCATATCACCAGAAAGTATGCCTTCAAG GCGACACACCCCAATATGCGGACGTACTACTTTTGCACCGACACAGCCAAAGAGATGGAATCCTGGATGAAAGTGATGACGGATGCCGCACTTGTGCATTCCGACCCCGTCAAAAG GTTGGACAAGCTAAAAGTGGAACAGTGTGGCCCTCAAGAGGTTAATCACATGGACAATCACAAGCCTCCATTGACACAGCCCGAAATCGAGAACAACGAGCGCAACCGGGAGGCGGACCGCGAGCATATAGCGGAAGAGGACAAGAAGCGGCGAGACGCCGAGCGCTACGGCTTCCAGAAAGAAGGTGCCAACCCCGATCGCCCCCTCACCAAGATCAACAGTATCAAAATGCAGCCAGCCCAAACAGCGGCGGCGGTCACGGTCAAGCTCGCCATGCCACGGACCCCGACAGAGATTGATGGCTCACACCAGACCCCCCAAGTCAATGGCGGCGGTGAACCCGGTCCGGTTGACAACGCCGGAGCTCCCCCTCAGCAAAGTTCAAACTACGAGCCGGAACGGACTTTGAGTCGGACAAGCTCCATGCAGCAACTGGAGCAGTGGGTTCGCACGCAGAGAGGACGCACCCAGGATGATGACACCAGAAG CATCACATCGTACCAGACACTCCCTCGGAACATGCCAAACCATCGAATGCCCCATGTGCCTCATTATGGCGACGGTTACCGCAGCATGCCCAGAAATAGCATGACGCAGAGGGACAGCATTTGCAGCATGTCGCCGTCGTTATACGACCAATCCTCGGGTCTCCCGATGGCTGACAAGCGCCGCTCAGTGCGCTCTGACACCATGTGGCAGCTGTATGAGTGGCAGCAACGACAGGCCCACACCAGAGCGCCGCCGATGTGCGGCCATATGGCCGGCCATATGGCCAGCCCCAAAACCATGATCAACCTTTCGGAGCATGCGGCGCCCACCTACTCCATCCCACCCTCGCCTTCTCACGGTTCCCTGTCAATGTATGGCGGCTATTCTCAGCAGCCGCGATCGTACAATATGAGCAGCGCCCGCTCCGAGATGGCTTCTCCCATCTACCAAAGAGACTTGAGCATGGAGAGGCGGCAAAGGCACCAAATCCCTATG TATGCCTACCCTCCTGATAGGAGGTCAATGCCTGTAGGAATCCCAGTCCAGGCCATCACCGCCCAGTCTCTCCAAGGCAAAAGT CCCGAGGAACTGACTTTGCTTCTGATAAAGCTGCGTCGGCAGCAGGCAGAGCTAAGCACTGCCCGGGAACATACTCTAGCACAGCTTACGCAACCTAACATGGATGGCGACAACCCAAAG AACGATGTACTGTCCCAGCATCTCCAAAGGACTCTAAAGTATTTGGACAATCAG ATGAAGGAAAATTACCCTTTAATCGTCATGACTCACACTTTGATTGAGAACTCGGCCCCGAGGCCTCAACTTTACCAGCAA CTAAATCCAGAAGACCCCAGAGAACACAGCTACATGTCAGAAGAAGGGGACATTGAC ACCAAACTTAGCCGATTGTGTGAGCAGGACAAAGTGGTGAGGACACACGAGGACAACCTTCAGCAGCTGTACAGAGAGAAG CATACTCTGGAGACAGCACTGCTGTCAGCCAGCCAGGAGATCGAATTGGGTTCAGACAACCCGGCTGCCATGCAGAGTGTCATCCAGCAGAGAGACTTACTGCAGAGCGGCTTGCTCGGCACCTGCAGAGAGCTCTCCCGGGTTACAACT GAATTAGAGCGGTCATGGCGCGAGTATGACCAACTAGAAGGAGCTGTAATTCTGACAAAGAGCAACCTGCTGGAGCAGCTCGAAGCGCTGGGAAGTCCGCAG ACTGAACCTCCTAGCCAGCATCATGTGCACATCCAGAAAGAGCTGTGGCGGATCCAAGATGTAATGGAGGTCCTCAACAAACATAAAGACCAGAGGAACGCCGATGGTTCTATGGCCTTGTATGGGCCCAACTTCAGCATGCAGAAAACAGAG GGGCCAGACTATCGCCTGTACAAGAGTGAACCGGAGCTCACCACAGTGGCTGAAGTGGATGAGAGCAACGGAGAAGACAGGATTGAACACCCGTCCGACCATCCTGCAAACAAAG GGCCATCCTACCCAGTTGGCATTGTTCCACCTAGAACCAAATCCCCAGTGCCTGACTCATCCTCCATCGCCTCCTATGTTACTCTAAGGAAGAGTAAAAAGCCTGACTCCAGAATG GAGCGTCCACACAGCGCCATGGAGCATCAATTGTGCGCGCTAGAAAGCAGTCGGCCCAGGATGAGCGTGGAGGAGCAGCTGGAGAGGATtcgccgccaccagcagggtgccctcaaggaaaagaaaaagggtGTCCGCATTCGGGGGAACGCCGAGGAGAACACTCTGTCTCGCAGCAATTCATTCACAAAAGACAACCATTCACGTAATGTCCAG TCTCAAGTGAGGCGGAGAGATGACGTCATGAGCACAGACATTTTGGAACTAGAAGCTTCACTCAGGCAGCAGGAGGTAGTCAGGGAGCAGGAGACGCCCGCTGAGGAAATCGCACGTCTCAAAGAAGCCTCAAACTCTGAGCGCTTTAATGTGGTTCGGCAA TTGTCTGTGCCGGACAAAGTGCTGATACCTGAACGCTACGTGGAGTCGGACCCGGAGGAGGCACTTAGTCCAGAGCAGGAAGCTGACAAACAACGGAAAGTTGACCGCATCAAAGCTCTCATAGCCAAAAACAG CATGCAGAATCCGATGCCTACCATAGCATTGAGCCCAGTGGAGGCTGAAGAGGAAATTACCATCCAAGAGAAAGAGAAGATGATTAATATCTCTTACGAACTAGCAGCAGAGGCCTCCAAACGTAGCAAGCTGGTTGCAG TGAAAAGTCCGCCGCCATCTTCCCCAACCCTCCCACCGTCTCCTAACACGCCGCCTCAGCTCGCTGACGGCTCTCACTTCAT CACAAGCTCTGGCCTCAGTCAAAACATACACATGAAGGAAATAACAGTGGACACGGCCACGTGCTTCTCTGAAATCTGA
- the LOC125970873 gene encoding pleckstrin homology domain-containing family A member 5 isoform X7 — protein sequence MAADLQPEWICDLPSSWSYGLTRDGRIFFVNEEAKSTTWLHPLSGEAVVTGHRKTPDLPTGWEEGYTFEGARCFINHNERKVTCKHPVSGSPSQDNCIFVINEHVYCGKMFHPACRRSAAKVPVNEKKEQPKSTMSEASNNTSSSDSAANQSSAAARASRPPKKLHNFGKRSNSIRRNPSAPVIKRNWLYKQDSSGMKLWKKRWFVLSDLCLFYYRDEKEEGILGSILLPSFHVSMLSVDDHITRKYAFKATHPNMRTYYFCTDTAKEMESWMKVMTDAALVHSDPVKRLDKLKVEQCGPQEVNHMDNHKPPLTQPEIENNERNREADREHIAEEDKKRRDAERYGFQKEGANPDRPLTKINSIKMQPAQTAAAVTVKLAMPRTPTEIDGSHQTPQVNGGGEPGPVDNAGAPPQQSSNYEPERTLSRTSSMQQLEQWVRTQRGRTQDDDTRSITSYQTLPRNMPNHRMPHVPHYGDGYRSMPRNSMTQRDSICSMSPSLYDQSSGLPMADKRRSVRSDTMWQLYEWQQRQAHTRAPPMCGHMAGHMASPKTMINLSEHAAPTYSIPPSPSHGSLSMYGGYSQQPRSYNMSSARSEMASPIYQRDLSMERRQRHQIPMYAYPPDRRSMPVGIPVQAITAQSLQGKSPEELTLLLIKLRRQQAELSTAREHTLAQLTQPNMDGDNPKNDVLSQHLQRTLKYLDNQMKENYPLIVMTHTLIENSAPRPQLYQQLNPEDPREHSYMSEEGDIDTKLSRLCEQDKVVRTHEDNLQQLYREKHTLETALLSASQEIELGSDNPAAMQSVIQQRDLLQSGLLGTCRELSRVTTELERSWREYDQLEGAVILTKSNLLEQLEALGSPQTEPPSQHHVHIQKELWRIQDVMEVLNKHKDQRNADGSMALYGPNFSMQKTEEEDSVPPRPPLPQSYEPNPLAIPPHAGVRSASLHRMEDRKTSQKNGTHSGPDYRLYKSEPELTTVAEVDESNGEDRIEHPSDHPANKGPSYPVGIVPPRTKSPVPDSSSIASYVTLRKSKKPDSRMERPHSAMEHQLCALESSRPRMSVEEQLERIRRHQQGALKEKKKGVRIRGNAEENTLSRSNSFTKDNHSRNVQSQVRRRDDVMSTDILELEASLRQQEVVREQETPAEEIARLKEASNSERFNVVRQLSVPDKVLIPERYVESDPEEALSPEQEADKQRKVDRIKALIAKNSMQNPMPTIALSPVEAEEEITIQEKEKMINISYELAAEASKRSKLVAAQALASVKTYT from the exons TGTGTATTGTGGCAAAATGTTTCACCCAGCGTGTCGCAG ATCTGCCGCCAAAGTGCCGGTGAATGAAAAGAAGGAACAGCCAAAAAGCACCATGAGTGAGGCGTCCAACAACACGAGCAGCTCTGACTCTGCCGCTAACCAATCCAGTGCTGCAGCAAGG GCATCGAGACCTCCCAAAAAGCTTCATAATTTTGGAAAGAGATCAAATTCTATCAGGAGGAATCCCAGTGCTCCAGTCATAAAGAGGAACTGGCTCTATAAGCAG GACAGCTCAGGGATGAAGCTGTGGAAAAAGAGGTGGTTTGTGCTGTCAGATTTGTGTCTCTTCTATTACAGAG ATGAAAAAGAGGAGGGGATTCTTGGCAGCATCCTCTTACCAAGCTTCCACGTATCCATGTTGTCTGTTGATGATCATATCACCAGAAAGTATGCCTTCAAG GCGACACACCCCAATATGCGGACGTACTACTTTTGCACCGACACAGCCAAAGAGATGGAATCCTGGATGAAAGTGATGACGGATGCCGCACTTGTGCATTCCGACCCCGTCAAAAG GTTGGACAAGCTAAAAGTGGAACAGTGTGGCCCTCAAGAGGTTAATCACATGGACAATCACAAGCCTCCATTGACACAGCCCGAAATCGAGAACAACGAGCGCAACCGGGAGGCGGACCGCGAGCATATAGCGGAAGAGGACAAGAAGCGGCGAGACGCCGAGCGCTACGGCTTCCAGAAAGAAGGTGCCAACCCCGATCGCCCCCTCACCAAGATCAACAGTATCAAAATGCAGCCAGCCCAAACAGCGGCGGCGGTCACGGTCAAGCTCGCCATGCCACGGACCCCGACAGAGATTGATGGCTCACACCAGACCCCCCAAGTCAATGGCGGCGGTGAACCCGGTCCGGTTGACAACGCCGGAGCTCCCCCTCAGCAAAGTTCAAACTACGAGCCGGAACGGACTTTGAGTCGGACAAGCTCCATGCAGCAACTGGAGCAGTGGGTTCGCACGCAGAGAGGACGCACCCAGGATGATGACACCAGAAG CATCACATCGTACCAGACACTCCCTCGGAACATGCCAAACCATCGAATGCCCCATGTGCCTCATTATGGCGACGGTTACCGCAGCATGCCCAGAAATAGCATGACGCAGAGGGACAGCATTTGCAGCATGTCGCCGTCGTTATACGACCAATCCTCGGGTCTCCCGATGGCTGACAAGCGCCGCTCAGTGCGCTCTGACACCATGTGGCAGCTGTATGAGTGGCAGCAACGACAGGCCCACACCAGAGCGCCGCCGATGTGCGGCCATATGGCCGGCCATATGGCCAGCCCCAAAACCATGATCAACCTTTCGGAGCATGCGGCGCCCACCTACTCCATCCCACCCTCGCCTTCTCACGGTTCCCTGTCAATGTATGGCGGCTATTCTCAGCAGCCGCGATCGTACAATATGAGCAGCGCCCGCTCCGAGATGGCTTCTCCCATCTACCAAAGAGACTTGAGCATGGAGAGGCGGCAAAGGCACCAAATCCCTATG TATGCCTACCCTCCTGATAGGAGGTCAATGCCTGTAGGAATCCCAGTCCAGGCCATCACCGCCCAGTCTCTCCAAGGCAAAAGT CCCGAGGAACTGACTTTGCTTCTGATAAAGCTGCGTCGGCAGCAGGCAGAGCTAAGCACTGCCCGGGAACATACTCTAGCACAGCTTACGCAACCTAACATGGATGGCGACAACCCAAAG AACGATGTACTGTCCCAGCATCTCCAAAGGACTCTAAAGTATTTGGACAATCAG ATGAAGGAAAATTACCCTTTAATCGTCATGACTCACACTTTGATTGAGAACTCGGCCCCGAGGCCTCAACTTTACCAGCAA CTAAATCCAGAAGACCCCAGAGAACACAGCTACATGTCAGAAGAAGGGGACATTGAC ACCAAACTTAGCCGATTGTGTGAGCAGGACAAAGTGGTGAGGACACACGAGGACAACCTTCAGCAGCTGTACAGAGAGAAG CATACTCTGGAGACAGCACTGCTGTCAGCCAGCCAGGAGATCGAATTGGGTTCAGACAACCCGGCTGCCATGCAGAGTGTCATCCAGCAGAGAGACTTACTGCAGAGCGGCTTGCTCGGCACCTGCAGAGAGCTCTCCCGGGTTACAACT GAATTAGAGCGGTCATGGCGCGAGTATGACCAACTAGAAGGAGCTGTAATTCTGACAAAGAGCAACCTGCTGGAGCAGCTCGAAGCGCTGGGAAGTCCGCAG ACTGAACCTCCTAGCCAGCATCATGTGCACATCCAGAAAGAGCTGTGGCGGATCCAAGATGTAATGGAGGTCCTCAACAAACATAAAGACCAGAGGAACGCCGATGGTTCTATGGCCTTGTATGGGCCCAACTTCAGCATGCAGAAAACAGAG GAGGAGGACTCTGTACCCCCACGGCCACCTCTGCCCCAGTCATATGAGCCCAACCCCCTCGCAATTCCCCCCCATGCCGGAGTTCGCTCAGCATCCCTCCACAGAATGGAGGACAGGAAGACAAGTCAGAAGAATGGCACACACAGC GGGCCAGACTATCGCCTGTACAAGAGTGAACCGGAGCTCACCACAGTGGCTGAAGTGGATGAGAGCAACGGAGAAGACAGGATTGAACACCCGTCCGACCATCCTGCAAACAAAG GGCCATCCTACCCAGTTGGCATTGTTCCACCTAGAACCAAATCCCCAGTGCCTGACTCATCCTCCATCGCCTCCTATGTTACTCTAAGGAAGAGTAAAAAGCCTGACTCCAGAATG GAGCGTCCACACAGCGCCATGGAGCATCAATTGTGCGCGCTAGAAAGCAGTCGGCCCAGGATGAGCGTGGAGGAGCAGCTGGAGAGGATtcgccgccaccagcagggtgccctcaaggaaaagaaaaagggtGTCCGCATTCGGGGGAACGCCGAGGAGAACACTCTGTCTCGCAGCAATTCATTCACAAAAGACAACCATTCACGTAATGTCCAG TCTCAAGTGAGGCGGAGAGATGACGTCATGAGCACAGACATTTTGGAACTAGAAGCTTCACTCAGGCAGCAGGAGGTAGTCAGGGAGCAGGAGACGCCCGCTGAGGAAATCGCACGTCTCAAAGAAGCCTCAAACTCTGAGCGCTTTAATGTGGTTCGGCAA TTGTCTGTGCCGGACAAAGTGCTGATACCTGAACGCTACGTGGAGTCGGACCCGGAGGAGGCACTTAGTCCAGAGCAGGAAGCTGACAAACAACGGAAAGTTGACCGCATCAAAGCTCTCATAGCCAAAAACAG CATGCAGAATCCGATGCCTACCATAGCATTGAGCCCAGTGGAGGCTGAAGAGGAAATTACCATCCAAGAGAAAGAGAAGATGATTAATATCTCTTACGAACTAGCAGCAGAGGCCTCCAAACGTAGCAAGCTGGTTGCAG CACAAGCTCTGGCCTCAGTCAAAACATACACATGA
- the LOC125970873 gene encoding pleckstrin homology domain-containing family A member 5 isoform X6: MAADLQPEWICDLPSSWSYGLTRDGRIFFVNEEAKSTTWLHPLSGEAVVTGHRKTPDLPTGWEEGYTFEGARCFINHNERKVTCKHPVSGSPSQDNCIFVINEHVYCGKMFHPACRRSAAKVPVNEKKEQPKSTMSEASNNTSSSDSAANQSSAAARASRPPKKLHNFGKRSNSIRRNPSAPVIKRNWLYKQDSSGMKLWKKRWFVLSDLCLFYYRDEKEEGILGSILLPSFHVSMLSVDDHITRKYAFKATHPNMRTYYFCTDTAKEMESWMKVMTDAALVHSDPVKRLDKLKVEQCGPQEVNHMDNHKPPLTQPEIENNERNREADREHIAEEDKKRRDAERYGFQKEGANPDRPLTKINSIKMQPAQTAAAVTVKLAMPRTPTEIDGSHQTPQVNGGGEPGPVDNAGAPPQQSSNYEPERTLSRTSSMQQLEQWVRTQRGRTQDDDTRSITSYQTLPRNMPNHRMPHVPHYGDGYRSMPRNSMTQRDSICSMSPSLYDQSSGLPMADKRRSVRSDTMWQLYEWQQRQAHTRAPPMCGHMAGHMASPKTMINLSEHAAPTYSIPPSPSHGSLSMYGGYSQQPRSYNMSSARSEMASPIYQRDLSMERRQRHQIPMYAYPPDRRSMPVGIPVQAITAQSLQGKSNDVLSQHLQRTLKYLDNQMKENYPLIVMTHTLIENSAPRPQLYQQLNPEDPREHSYMSEEGDIDTKLSRLCEQDKVVRTHEDNLQQLYREKHTLETALLSASQEIELGSDNPAAMQSVIQQRDLLQSGLLGTCRELSRVTTELERSWREYDQLEGAVILTKSNLLEQLEALGSPQTEPPSQHHVHIQKELWRIQDVMEVLNKHKDQRNADGSMALYGPNFSMQKTEEEDSVPPRPPLPQSYEPNPLAIPPHAGVRSASLHRMEDRKTSQKNGTHSGPDYRLYKSEPELTTVAEVDESNGEDRIEHPSDHPANKGPSYPVGIVPPRTKSPVPDSSSIASYVTLRKSKKPDSRMERPHSAMEHQLCALESSRPRMSVEEQLERIRRHQQGALKEKKKGVRIRGNAEENTLSRSNSFTKDNHSRNVQSQVRRRDDVMSTDILELEASLRQQEVVREQETPAEEIARLKEASNSERFNVVRQLSVPDKVLIPERYVESDPEEALSPEQEADKQRKVDRIKALIAKNSMQNPMPTIALSPVEAEEEITIQEKEKMINISYELAAEASKRSKLVAVKSPPPSSPTLPPSPNTPPQLADGSHFITSSGLSQNIHMKEITVDTATCFSEI; the protein is encoded by the exons TGTGTATTGTGGCAAAATGTTTCACCCAGCGTGTCGCAG ATCTGCCGCCAAAGTGCCGGTGAATGAAAAGAAGGAACAGCCAAAAAGCACCATGAGTGAGGCGTCCAACAACACGAGCAGCTCTGACTCTGCCGCTAACCAATCCAGTGCTGCAGCAAGG GCATCGAGACCTCCCAAAAAGCTTCATAATTTTGGAAAGAGATCAAATTCTATCAGGAGGAATCCCAGTGCTCCAGTCATAAAGAGGAACTGGCTCTATAAGCAG GACAGCTCAGGGATGAAGCTGTGGAAAAAGAGGTGGTTTGTGCTGTCAGATTTGTGTCTCTTCTATTACAGAG ATGAAAAAGAGGAGGGGATTCTTGGCAGCATCCTCTTACCAAGCTTCCACGTATCCATGTTGTCTGTTGATGATCATATCACCAGAAAGTATGCCTTCAAG GCGACACACCCCAATATGCGGACGTACTACTTTTGCACCGACACAGCCAAAGAGATGGAATCCTGGATGAAAGTGATGACGGATGCCGCACTTGTGCATTCCGACCCCGTCAAAAG GTTGGACAAGCTAAAAGTGGAACAGTGTGGCCCTCAAGAGGTTAATCACATGGACAATCACAAGCCTCCATTGACACAGCCCGAAATCGAGAACAACGAGCGCAACCGGGAGGCGGACCGCGAGCATATAGCGGAAGAGGACAAGAAGCGGCGAGACGCCGAGCGCTACGGCTTCCAGAAAGAAGGTGCCAACCCCGATCGCCCCCTCACCAAGATCAACAGTATCAAAATGCAGCCAGCCCAAACAGCGGCGGCGGTCACGGTCAAGCTCGCCATGCCACGGACCCCGACAGAGATTGATGGCTCACACCAGACCCCCCAAGTCAATGGCGGCGGTGAACCCGGTCCGGTTGACAACGCCGGAGCTCCCCCTCAGCAAAGTTCAAACTACGAGCCGGAACGGACTTTGAGTCGGACAAGCTCCATGCAGCAACTGGAGCAGTGGGTTCGCACGCAGAGAGGACGCACCCAGGATGATGACACCAGAAG CATCACATCGTACCAGACACTCCCTCGGAACATGCCAAACCATCGAATGCCCCATGTGCCTCATTATGGCGACGGTTACCGCAGCATGCCCAGAAATAGCATGACGCAGAGGGACAGCATTTGCAGCATGTCGCCGTCGTTATACGACCAATCCTCGGGTCTCCCGATGGCTGACAAGCGCCGCTCAGTGCGCTCTGACACCATGTGGCAGCTGTATGAGTGGCAGCAACGACAGGCCCACACCAGAGCGCCGCCGATGTGCGGCCATATGGCCGGCCATATGGCCAGCCCCAAAACCATGATCAACCTTTCGGAGCATGCGGCGCCCACCTACTCCATCCCACCCTCGCCTTCTCACGGTTCCCTGTCAATGTATGGCGGCTATTCTCAGCAGCCGCGATCGTACAATATGAGCAGCGCCCGCTCCGAGATGGCTTCTCCCATCTACCAAAGAGACTTGAGCATGGAGAGGCGGCAAAGGCACCAAATCCCTATG TATGCCTACCCTCCTGATAGGAGGTCAATGCCTGTAGGAATCCCAGTCCAGGCCATCACCGCCCAGTCTCTCCAAGGCAAAAGT AACGATGTACTGTCCCAGCATCTCCAAAGGACTCTAAAGTATTTGGACAATCAG ATGAAGGAAAATTACCCTTTAATCGTCATGACTCACACTTTGATTGAGAACTCGGCCCCGAGGCCTCAACTTTACCAGCAA CTAAATCCAGAAGACCCCAGAGAACACAGCTACATGTCAGAAGAAGGGGACATTGAC ACCAAACTTAGCCGATTGTGTGAGCAGGACAAAGTGGTGAGGACACACGAGGACAACCTTCAGCAGCTGTACAGAGAGAAG CATACTCTGGAGACAGCACTGCTGTCAGCCAGCCAGGAGATCGAATTGGGTTCAGACAACCCGGCTGCCATGCAGAGTGTCATCCAGCAGAGAGACTTACTGCAGAGCGGCTTGCTCGGCACCTGCAGAGAGCTCTCCCGGGTTACAACT GAATTAGAGCGGTCATGGCGCGAGTATGACCAACTAGAAGGAGCTGTAATTCTGACAAAGAGCAACCTGCTGGAGCAGCTCGAAGCGCTGGGAAGTCCGCAG ACTGAACCTCCTAGCCAGCATCATGTGCACATCCAGAAAGAGCTGTGGCGGATCCAAGATGTAATGGAGGTCCTCAACAAACATAAAGACCAGAGGAACGCCGATGGTTCTATGGCCTTGTATGGGCCCAACTTCAGCATGCAGAAAACAGAG GAGGAGGACTCTGTACCCCCACGGCCACCTCTGCCCCAGTCATATGAGCCCAACCCCCTCGCAATTCCCCCCCATGCCGGAGTTCGCTCAGCATCCCTCCACAGAATGGAGGACAGGAAGACAAGTCAGAAGAATGGCACACACAGC GGGCCAGACTATCGCCTGTACAAGAGTGAACCGGAGCTCACCACAGTGGCTGAAGTGGATGAGAGCAACGGAGAAGACAGGATTGAACACCCGTCCGACCATCCTGCAAACAAAG GGCCATCCTACCCAGTTGGCATTGTTCCACCTAGAACCAAATCCCCAGTGCCTGACTCATCCTCCATCGCCTCCTATGTTACTCTAAGGAAGAGTAAAAAGCCTGACTCCAGAATG GAGCGTCCACACAGCGCCATGGAGCATCAATTGTGCGCGCTAGAAAGCAGTCGGCCCAGGATGAGCGTGGAGGAGCAGCTGGAGAGGATtcgccgccaccagcagggtgccctcaaggaaaagaaaaagggtGTCCGCATTCGGGGGAACGCCGAGGAGAACACTCTGTCTCGCAGCAATTCATTCACAAAAGACAACCATTCACGTAATGTCCAG TCTCAAGTGAGGCGGAGAGATGACGTCATGAGCACAGACATTTTGGAACTAGAAGCTTCACTCAGGCAGCAGGAGGTAGTCAGGGAGCAGGAGACGCCCGCTGAGGAAATCGCACGTCTCAAAGAAGCCTCAAACTCTGAGCGCTTTAATGTGGTTCGGCAA TTGTCTGTGCCGGACAAAGTGCTGATACCTGAACGCTACGTGGAGTCGGACCCGGAGGAGGCACTTAGTCCAGAGCAGGAAGCTGACAAACAACGGAAAGTTGACCGCATCAAAGCTCTCATAGCCAAAAACAG CATGCAGAATCCGATGCCTACCATAGCATTGAGCCCAGTGGAGGCTGAAGAGGAAATTACCATCCAAGAGAAAGAGAAGATGATTAATATCTCTTACGAACTAGCAGCAGAGGCCTCCAAACGTAGCAAGCTGGTTGCAG TGAAAAGTCCGCCGCCATCTTCCCCAACCCTCCCACCGTCTCCTAACACGCCGCCTCAGCTCGCTGACGGCTCTCACTTCAT CACAAGCTCTGGCCTCAGTCAAAACATACACATGAAGGAAATAACAGTGGACACGGCCACGTGCTTCTCTGAAATCTGA